The Chloroflexia bacterium SDU3-3 genome segment AGTTCCAGATCGTATCAACCCCGGCGTTCTCCACCGCCTTCACCGCCTCGGCAAAGGCAGGGTAGGTGGTGTGCTGCGGGTGAATCTGCACGCCAACGCGGATCTTGGTCATGGTGTTCTCCCTCTGCTTTCTTTTCAATAGCGTATAGTACCACGCTCTAGGTGATTCTGGCTGTTGCCCGCGATTTTGCGTTTTTTCTTAGCAAGTAGCCCTTTTTTGTCACACTTTAGCAGTAGTTTGCTTTCTAGATGCCGTATCTACCTGCTGCTGTTTGGCATGGCTGATGTGCATGTCGGTGGCTCCAAGCGCCTGCGCAGATGTTCCAAGGTTTAGCACCATTTGAATAGGCTCTTGCGGGACGCGAATAGGCTCTTGCGGGACGCGAATAGGCTCTTGCAGGACACGAATAGGCTCTTGCAGGGCGCGAATAGGCTCTTGCGGGACGCGGATAGGCTCTTGCAGGACGCGGATAGGCTCTTGCAGGACGCGGATAGGTTCTTGCAGGACGCGAATAGGTTCTTGCAGGACGCGAGTAAGGCTTGGCGGAAGATGCAGATGCTCTGAGTGAACTGTCCATGGTGGGAAGCGCTCTTGGGAATGGTCGCGATAATCCGCCCCAGGGCGGATACCTGTGGCCTTTCGCCTATGCTAGAGTTTCTAACGTTGTCATTCGCATACACGAGAGAGAGGGGGATATGCAACACCGTTTCACAAATGTGCTTGCCCACATAATCGCACGAGTATCCCTGCGGGTGTGGGCGTAAACTAATCGCCGCGCTAAAAACCTGATCGGATCGCCTCGGCGGATGGCCCCGCAGCATATGCGGTGGTGCTATCTGTGCGCGCTTCTTGATCATTTTCTATACACACCGACGCCACAGGGCCGCTCGTGCCCTGTGGCGTCTTGATCTCTTGCATACCGTCGCCGGTTAATACCGGCAGCTGTTCAGCCGACCACAGGCATTGCCCGTGGTCGGCTTTTTTGTGTGGTGTTTGGCGGCGTGCTGTCGGATGGTTTTCTTGATCTAGTGAGCGTCGCGCTCTTGGCGAGCGCGGCGGAGGAGTGACATATGACAGGGGTGTTTGTTTCCAAGCTGCCGAAGGGCGGGGCTGCTGCGGCGGCCTATCGGCCCTGGCCCAAGCTGTATCGCAGCGTCGGTTTTTTTCTGGGCTGGCGCGATCACGTGTTCAAGTGCCGCCCACCATACCGCCGAGGAGCAAACCCTTGTCACGATCGTTCTACCATAAAGCACGCACCCTGAGCAGCCCCCGCCCTGGCCAGCATTGGACTGCCGAGCCTTTGTTTACCTGTGTGGGCTGCGGCCTGCCCGTGGTCTGCGACCCGCTGGCCTCGGGCGTGCAGAACCGCAACCACTGCCCAGCCTGTTTGACCTCGCGCCATATGGACTGGCGCACGGCGGGCGACCGGCTCTCAAGCTGTCGCGCCGCCATGGAGCCGGTGGGGCTCACCACCAAGCGCTCGCGCAACAAATATGCTCGCGAGCGCGACGGCGAGCTGATGCTCATCCACCGTTGCAGCGGCTGCGGCAAGCTGGTCATCAACCGCATCGCCGCCGACGACAGCGCCGATGCGCTGCTGGAGCTATTCGCACGCTCGCAGCAGGCCCCGCCCGAGCTGCTGGCGCTGCTGCGCGATGAGGATCTGGCCATGCTCACGCCGGATGATGAAGATCTGGTGCGCGAGCGCTTGTTTGGCAGCGCTATGGCGCGCTGATCGCCTTGTAGACTGCTGGCTCGGTGTGCTGCTGTGCCGAGTTGATCAGAATCTGCTCTATCGCGCTGGAGGGGTCGTCGTAGACGACGGCGACCCCTCCGCCATGCTGCACCACGCTTTGGCGATAGACCGAGATGGTGCTAGTCTCGCCAGTGGCGCTATCTGGCAGCTCGACAATAAAGCCACGGTAGCCGAGCTTGTTGATTGGCGTAAAGCCTTTACTAGCTGGTACAAGCTGGGCAAGCTGGGCAAGGATCGCGCTGGTCTCTGCGTCGTCGATTTGCCAACGCGGATTGGGCCTGCCCGAAAAGATGTCGAGCGTGACGTATGCTACAGGGCTGCTCGGTGTTGTGGTGGTGGCTGTTTGCTGCTGGTCGGGCATGCATGCTGCAAGCAGAACAAGGGCATAAAGGCATAGGGCGATGCGGAAAACAGGGGCTGGGTTCATCGTATTATCCTCGGCTGTCCTGATGCTGAAGGGTTGCGGTATCGTGCTGTCTAGGTATGTTGGGATAGTTCGTACCGCGCTAGATAGTGACTATATGTTACGATACTGCCTCGTATCTTGCCAAGTATAGCATATGCATGTGATTATCAACATAAGCGATCTATATGAGCTTTTTGCCCAGGTCTCTAGTGGTCTGTGAGTCTTACATACCTCTATACAAGCCTGATCATCCAACGACCAGCGCCCGCCGAATCACTTTTTGGAGAGTGATTCGGCGGGCGCTGGCTGCAGAAGGCTGGTAAAACAGAATTGCGGGCTGCTATTGTGCGCCCACGGCCCGGCACTGGGCCTGGAGGGCCTCGCCGCCCTGCGCGCTGACGCTAGCCGACTGGGTCTGGTCGCTCCACTCTAGCCGCCCGTTCTCGAAGTACTGCACCACGGTGGCCACGCCTCCCACCTGCTCTACCTGCTCGCCGGTGAGAGCCGCGCCCAGCCGCCACGGGCCGAAGATCTGCTGGTAGAAGCCCTGGAAGCGCGGTGCGACCTCGATGGGCTGGGCTGGCATGGCCATGCCGCGCAGCGCGATGCTGAGCGGCTGGGGCTGCAGGGCGCTTTCGATCTTCCCGATGTCGCCCTGCGCGCCGCCTGGGGTCTTGCCGCCATCCAGATCGAGCACCAGCACGCCGCGCTCGAAGTATTGAGTCACGGCTTCGCCGCGCATATCTTCCACCGCCTCGCCCAGCGGCCTGCCAAAGCTGGTCTCGCCGCCCAGCTGCTCCCATGCCAGCCGGAACCAGCTTTTCACATGGTAGGGCGTGCCGTCGATCTGGATGGGCGCA includes the following:
- a CDS encoding RNHCP domain-containing protein, translating into MSSPRPGQHWTAEPLFTCVGCGLPVVCDPLASGVQNRNHCPACLTSRHMDWRTAGDRLSSCRAAMEPVGLTTKRSRNKYARERDGELMLIHRCSGCGKLVINRIAADDSADALLELFARSQQAPPELLALLRDEDLAMLTPDDEDLVRERLFGSAMAR